One window of Alkaliphilus metalliredigens QYMF genomic DNA carries:
- a CDS encoding SHOCT domain-containing protein yields MYIKREEVNKENEEKEEAYEELWRKYIDIKTKINIPNNANKVQYLKGTLDNLPRNNITCIWVEEDNLCFFPAKPPEPISNDREYLRKQVQKIKQFKIPIDKIEYYKTKGEIVRENKISGGGGGGYSIKGAVAGALLAGGAGAIIGSRKKNEAIKSEMIEHDNREMLMSYIDNTNSRRSVYFEYSDFETLKELLPEKEYTVVDAIQNQNILKKEMDKNKSATEKIRALKSLLDDGILTEEEYQEKKKELLAKI; encoded by the coding sequence ATGTATATTAAAAGAGAAGAGGTTAATAAAGAAAATGAGGAAAAAGAAGAAGCCTATGAAGAACTTTGGAGAAAGTATATTGATATTAAGACAAAGATCAATATTCCCAATAATGCTAATAAAGTCCAATATTTAAAAGGGACACTAGATAATTTACCTAGAAATAATATTACTTGCATATGGGTCGAAGAAGATAATTTATGTTTTTTCCCTGCTAAACCACCAGAGCCAATATCAAATGACAGAGAATATTTAAGAAAACAAGTACAAAAAATCAAACAATTTAAAATTCCTATTGATAAAATAGAATATTATAAAACTAAAGGTGAAATAGTACGTGAAAATAAAATTTCTGGAGGTGGAGGTGGAGGTTATTCCATAAAAGGTGCAGTAGCAGGTGCTTTATTAGCAGGTGGAGCAGGTGCGATAATAGGTAGTCGAAAGAAAAATGAAGCGATAAAGTCTGAAATGATTGAACATGACAATAGGGAAATGCTTATGAGTTATATTGACAATACAAATAGCAGGCGTTCAGTGTATTTTGAGTATAGTGACTTTGAAACACTTAAAGAGTTATTACCAGAAAAAGAATATACAGTTGTTGATGCAATACAAAATCAAAATATTTTGAAAAAAGAAATGGATAAAAATAAATCGGCTACAGAAAAAATTAGAGCATTAAAATCATTACTTGATGATGGTATTCTTACAGAAGAAGAATATCAAGAAAAGAAAAAAGAACTATTAGCCAAAATCTAA
- a CDS encoding phage portal protein, whose translation MSLGRYIQVNFDNDLFWFADEVKKAHHLMRVSKVLENKNYIKGIHKVLNREDMEYKGEKYVTRKIVLQTAKTIMNFHSTYLLGKPVSLVGSSEGMVKEFNRIYRQGNFNSTDFKIVDKINKYGDVFEYVYMDGGKIKSKLINSEDAYPVYSDGNEYIAFIEHYVIDSISYYTVFTEDKVLKWNNEHGEFNKVEEYANVSGLPIHYHNLNDDDEMFGKSELEDIKGILDEMEDILSKFSDSIYTNSLNPMPVVSGQRIDSTIPADAMGYVLNLEDGADYKVTSTMLDYNSIKLLYDTLKQSLLEVAGMPSIAMGQGNIANVSETSLKMLYQMADVKAMLNERYVREGMNKRFEVIRDMIGRGGMTFGTDDYVDVEFDYARPINVSDLLDNLGKQHGMGAISGKTVIEKSPLTNNVEQEIGRLREETGDIKKKEEENREKKKEE comes from the coding sequence ATGAGTTTAGGTAGATATATACAAGTAAATTTTGACAATGATTTATTTTGGTTTGCAGATGAGGTTAAGAAGGCACATCATTTAATGAGGGTGTCAAAGGTACTAGAGAATAAGAATTATATAAAGGGTATTCACAAGGTGCTAAATCGTGAAGATATGGAATATAAGGGCGAGAAATACGTTACAAGGAAGATAGTATTGCAAACTGCCAAGACCATAATGAATTTCCACAGTACATATTTATTGGGTAAGCCAGTTAGTTTGGTTGGCAGTAGTGAAGGTATGGTTAAGGAATTTAATAGGATATATAGGCAAGGGAATTTTAACAGTACAGATTTTAAGATTGTAGATAAAATTAATAAATATGGTGATGTATTTGAATACGTGTATATGGATGGTGGCAAGATTAAAAGCAAATTGATTAATTCAGAAGATGCCTATCCAGTCTATAGTGATGGCAATGAGTACATAGCATTTATAGAACATTATGTAATTGATAGTATCAGTTATTATACTGTGTTTACAGAGGACAAGGTGTTGAAGTGGAACAATGAACATGGAGAATTTAACAAAGTAGAGGAATATGCTAATGTTAGTGGATTGCCGATACATTACCACAATCTTAATGATGATGATGAAATGTTTGGGAAAAGTGAATTGGAAGATATAAAGGGTATCCTAGATGAAATGGAAGATATATTAAGTAAGTTTTCCGATAGTATATATACTAATAGCCTTAATCCTATGCCAGTTGTAAGTGGACAAAGGATAGATAGTACAATTCCAGCCGATGCAATGGGTTATGTGTTGAATTTAGAAGATGGGGCAGATTATAAGGTCACTAGTACAATGTTAGACTATAATAGTATTAAATTGCTCTATGATACCTTAAAACAATCATTACTTGAAGTGGCAGGTATGCCTAGTATTGCGATGGGTCAAGGGAATATTGCTAATGTGAGTGAAACTTCCTTAAAGATGCTATACCAGATGGCTGATGTAAAGGCTATGTTGAATGAACGGTATGTTAGAGAAGGTATGAATAAGCGTTTTGAGGTAATTAGGGATATGATTGGTAGAGGTGGTATGACGTTTGGTACAGATGATTATGTAGATGTAGAGTTTGATTATGCTAGACCAATTAATGTATCTGACTTATTGGATAATCTAGGTAAACAACATGGCATGGGTGCTATTAGTGGTAAGACAGTAATCGAGAAGTCACCACTGACAAACAACGTTGAGCAAGAAATAGGAAGATTGAGAGAGGAAACGGGAGATATTAAGAAAAAAGAGGAAGAGAACAGAGAAAAGAAGAAGGAAGAATAG
- a CDS encoding phage terminase large subunit family protein, with product MNNSKGVKSGDKRSKLKIILDSPVLYMENFLKIANKNGKVIPFKLNPQQLKFVEEKSKYNVILKSRQLGFSTLACGLSVYTACTKPNTTSLLLSYSIDSANGIFDKLKQIYYDMPDVLKPALHNNNKKELKFENGSKIVISTCGNKDVARGLTLNGIVHISEMAFMKETIEKQLLAIEQAVSTDGIIIVESTANGLNFFNQFWEKAENQVNMYKPFFFSWIEDRVMFVEEIEQFVEVWKDRHGTLPSVDELEGEELDLYEQGATIEQLVWRRLKISNSSLEQFKQEFPSNSTEAFLTTGNGIFDVNYIAERLRYINKHIAKPKDLPSSLKIGYGKSFLMWERPRVGMKYYCGVDASEGLGQDYSVVEVVDSEGNQVAEYRSNTIKPYKFAEVVDAIGRYYNKAYLVVEKASSGHSVLDRLRHDYKYLNMHKHKEYDARGRKKKKIGFNTTSQTKTMIINDLVEAIETGGLLINSKHVLEEMKVFVADGGKMGAMVGRHDDCVMGIALALHGLKVGMWYV from the coding sequence ATGAACAATAGCAAAGGGGTTAAAAGTGGAGATAAACGGAGTAAATTAAAGATAATACTAGATAGTCCAGTTTTATATATGGAAAACTTTTTAAAGATAGCAAATAAAAATGGTAAAGTAATACCATTTAAATTAAATCCTCAACAACTTAAATTTGTAGAGGAAAAAAGTAAATATAATGTAATACTAAAAAGCCGACAATTAGGGTTCAGCACCCTTGCATGTGGGCTTTCTGTTTATACTGCATGTACTAAACCCAATACAACAAGTTTATTGCTTAGTTATTCAATAGATAGTGCTAATGGTATATTCGATAAGTTAAAACAGATTTATTATGATATGCCAGATGTATTGAAACCTGCATTACACAATAATAATAAGAAGGAATTAAAATTTGAAAACGGGTCTAAAATCGTTATTAGCACTTGTGGTAATAAAGATGTGGCTAGGGGATTAACGCTAAATGGAATAGTACATATTAGTGAGATGGCATTTATGAAAGAAACGATAGAAAAGCAACTATTGGCAATTGAACAGGCAGTGTCTACAGATGGAATTATAATAGTAGAATCCACTGCAAATGGACTTAATTTCTTTAATCAGTTTTGGGAGAAGGCAGAAAATCAAGTCAATATGTATAAACCATTCTTCTTTAGTTGGATTGAGGATAGAGTTATGTTTGTAGAGGAAATAGAACAGTTTGTAGAGGTGTGGAAGGATCGGCATGGTACATTGCCTAGTGTAGATGAATTAGAAGGCGAGGAATTAGACTTATACGAACAAGGTGCTACAATTGAACAGTTAGTTTGGAGAAGGTTAAAGATAAGTAATAGTAGTTTGGAACAATTTAAACAAGAGTTTCCATCTAACTCTACAGAGGCATTTTTGACTACTGGGAATGGAATATTTGATGTAAATTACATTGCCGAAAGATTGAGATATATAAATAAGCATATAGCAAAGCCAAAGGATTTACCTTCCAGTTTAAAAATTGGATATGGTAAGTCTTTTTTAATGTGGGAAAGACCACGTGTGGGCATGAAATATTATTGTGGTGTAGATGCAAGTGAAGGGCTAGGACAAGATTATAGTGTTGTAGAGGTGGTAGATTCAGAAGGTAATCAAGTTGCAGAGTATCGGAGTAATACCATTAAACCTTACAAATTTGCAGAGGTAGTGGATGCAATAGGCAGATATTATAACAAAGCTTATTTAGTTGTGGAGAAGGCATCTAGTGGACATAGTGTATTAGATCGTTTACGTCACGATTATAAGTATCTTAATATGCACAAGCACAAGGAATACGATGCTAGGGGTAGGAAAAAGAAAAAAATAGGATTTAACACTACTTCACAGACGAAAACAATGATTATCAATGATTTAGTTGAAGCAATTGAAACTGGTGGATTGCTAATTAATAGTAAGCATGTATTAGAAGAGATGAAGGTATTTGTGGCTGATGGTGGCAAGATGGGTGCAATGGTAGGTCGCCATGATGATTGTGTAATGGGTATAGCACTAGCATTGCATGGATTAAAGGTTGGAATGTGGTACGTGTAA
- a CDS encoding DUF5659 domain-containing protein — protein MMEFKTIFSMKMAGYLMQRGFVLLDIRESDDGSGRKVFYFKQSEMLSNAMNEYRK, from the coding sequence ATGATGGAATTTAAAACAATTTTTTCTATGAAAATGGCAGGTTATTTAATGCAAAGAGGATTTGTGCTACTAGACATTAGAGAAAGCGATGATGGAAGTGGTCGAAAAGTGTTTTACTTTAAACAGTCCGAAATGCTTAGTAACGCAATGAATGAGTATAGGAAATAG
- a CDS encoding DUF5659 domain-containing protein translates to MMGKNDNVLFYIFSIHLIAYLRSIGIYQEKVTTTETGKKAYWFKNNRELQQHIQDYKGDWELQEFIKALRKIKGEMVG, encoded by the coding sequence ATGATGGGGAAAAATGACAATGTACTATTCTACATATTTAGTATTCATTTAATAGCATATTTAAGAAGTATAGGAATTTATCAAGAAAAGGTTACAACAACAGAAACAGGCAAGAAAGCGTATTGGTTTAAAAATAATAGAGAATTACAACAACACATACAGGACTATAAAGGTGATTGGGAATTGCAAGAGTTTATAAAAGCGTTAAGAAAAATTAAAGGTGAAATGGTAGGTTAG
- the istB gene encoding IS21-like element helper ATPase IstB, with product MEKLESIKDHAKKLKLNYLNTNADSIVENADINNISYQNLLLSILENEVDLREKKAQERRVKAAGFPVLKTIEEFDLTFQRSITQRQINSLIEMDWIDRMYNLILLGPPGVGKSHLCIALGYKAVEMGYKVSFTTMDNLMHCLKTQEISRKSKGKINNVLSSSLLIIDELGYLPISREEANLFFQLISALHEQTSLIITSNKGLEDWTELLGDPALTTAVLDRITYRCELFNMTGKSYRLEHRESLF from the coding sequence ATGGAAAAATTAGAATCAATAAAGGATCACGCTAAAAAACTCAAATTGAACTACTTAAATACCAATGCAGATTCCATCGTTGAAAATGCTGACATAAACAACATTTCATATCAGAATCTTTTACTGTCAATATTAGAAAACGAAGTCGATCTCAGAGAGAAAAAGGCCCAGGAACGCAGAGTTAAGGCTGCAGGCTTTCCGGTACTTAAGACAATAGAAGAGTTCGATCTAACCTTTCAAAGATCGATTACCCAAAGACAAATCAATAGTCTTATTGAGATGGACTGGATAGATAGAATGTATAATCTAATACTTTTAGGCCCTCCAGGGGTAGGTAAAAGCCACTTGTGTATTGCATTAGGGTACAAGGCTGTAGAGATGGGCTACAAGGTTAGCTTCACCACCATGGACAATCTGATGCACTGTTTAAAAACACAGGAGATATCAAGAAAAAGCAAAGGGAAAATCAACAATGTTTTATCTTCTAGTCTTCTGATCATCGATGAGCTAGGTTACCTCCCCATATCAAGAGAAGAAGCGAACTTGTTTTTCCAATTAATATCAGCCCTTCATGAACAAACATCGTTAATTATTACCTCCAACAAAGGGCTTGAAGATTGGACCGAGTTATTAGGGGACCCCGCTTTAACCACGGCAGTGTTAGATAGAATCACTTACAGATGTGAGCTATTTAATATGACAGGTAAGAGCTATAGATTAGAACATCGAGAATCATTGTTTTAA
- the istA gene encoding IS21 family transposase produces MKEWNMFAEIQGYKSKGLNKSQVARRLEIDYKTVHKYWDMTPDEFASLRQRTESRERKVDKYKDEVLAWIREHRDLSSAQIYDWLEEKYHVLDFKDRTLRLYVNHLREEHKLPKVVSARQFEEVDELPMGYQAQVDLGQIWLDKPDKTRIKVYCFGMVLSHSRHKYIYWIDKPFTTQTFIEAHNKAFEYFGGMPKEVVYDQDRVLVVSENHGDIIYTEGFQNYINSLKFKVYLCRGYDPQSKGKIEAVVKYAKYNFAKNRTFVDIDSFNDDSLKWLERRGNKKVHETTKKVPAEVFALEKEHLKPIPTLFVNTTNTNSLTYLVRKNNTVFYKQNRYQVPTGTYSPGKEVKLIIKKDTMEIKNQDTEQLIIEHKISQDKGKLVKIEHYDRNESKHCTSHEIYNKVLKSLDHTEKANEFVDVLKIEKPRHFKDQFALIMNTVKNQDKSIVQRALSYCIERKLFSAGLLKDAIQYLKLEENRQLNKKYFKADITTPSKYQDLKPQVRDIREYMSALKEDKRKWKN; encoded by the coding sequence TTGAAGGAGTGGAATATGTTTGCTGAAATCCAAGGATACAAGTCCAAAGGACTGAATAAATCACAGGTAGCAAGGAGGCTGGAGATCGACTATAAAACAGTACATAAATATTGGGATATGACACCAGATGAATTTGCAAGCTTAAGACAAAGAACTGAATCTAGAGAAAGGAAGGTGGACAAATATAAGGACGAAGTCTTAGCATGGATTAGAGAACATAGGGATTTATCAAGTGCTCAAATATATGATTGGCTAGAGGAAAAATATCATGTGCTGGACTTTAAGGATAGAACTTTACGACTATATGTCAATCACTTAAGGGAAGAACATAAGCTCCCTAAAGTAGTTTCAGCAAGGCAATTTGAGGAGGTGGATGAGCTTCCTATGGGATATCAAGCACAGGTTGACCTGGGCCAAATATGGCTAGATAAACCTGACAAAACAAGAATCAAAGTATATTGCTTTGGTATGGTTTTATCCCATTCCAGACATAAATACATCTATTGGATAGACAAGCCCTTTACTACCCAGACATTCATTGAGGCCCATAATAAAGCCTTTGAATATTTTGGAGGAATGCCTAAGGAGGTTGTTTATGACCAGGACAGAGTCCTAGTGGTATCAGAAAATCATGGAGATATCATATACACAGAAGGATTTCAAAACTATATTAATTCCCTTAAGTTTAAAGTGTACCTTTGCAGGGGTTATGACCCACAGAGTAAAGGGAAAATTGAAGCCGTAGTGAAATATGCCAAGTATAATTTTGCAAAGAATAGAACATTTGTAGATATTGACTCATTTAATGATGATTCGCTGAAATGGTTAGAAAGAAGAGGTAATAAAAAAGTCCATGAAACAACAAAGAAGGTACCGGCAGAAGTGTTTGCCCTGGAAAAGGAACACTTAAAGCCAATACCCACTCTATTTGTAAACACAACTAATACAAATAGTTTAACCTATCTCGTTAGAAAAAACAATACAGTTTTTTACAAGCAAAATAGATACCAAGTCCCTACGGGAACCTATTCTCCAGGGAAAGAGGTTAAATTAATTATTAAGAAAGATACCATGGAAATTAAGAACCAAGATACAGAACAGTTAATTATTGAACATAAAATCAGTCAGGATAAAGGAAAATTAGTGAAAATAGAGCACTATGATAGGAATGAGAGTAAACACTGTACAAGTCATGAAATCTACAACAAAGTGTTAAAAAGCTTAGACCATACTGAAAAGGCTAATGAATTTGTTGATGTATTAAAAATAGAGAAGCCAAGACACTTTAAAGATCAATTTGCCCTAATAATGAATACAGTAAAAAACCAAGACAAATCAATTGTTCAAAGGGCATTAAGCTACTGTATTGAAAGGAAATTGTTTAGCGCAGGGCTCTTGAAGGATGCCATACAGTACTTAAAACTTGAAGAAAACAGACAACTAAATAAGAAGTACTTTAAAGCTGACATAACTACTCCTTCAAAATATCAGGATTTAAAGCCTCAAGTACGAGATATTAGAGAATACATGAGTGCCCTGAAGGAGGATAAAAGAAAATGGAAAAATTAG
- a CDS encoding helix-turn-helix domain-containing protein: MNKKENTTQQQIADALGCSTQYITMMEGRKRPITDEKYDKWIKALNNVDAEVAEIEEIEKEIKKPSKTNKK; encoded by the coding sequence ATTAATAAAAAAGAAAACACAACACAACAACAAATTGCAGATGCTTTAGGATGTTCTACACAGTACATTACCATGATGGAAGGCAGAAAAAGACCCATTACAGATGAAAAGTATGATAAGTGGATTAAGGCATTGAACAATGTAGATGCAGAAGTTGCAGAGATTGAAGAAATTGAAAAAGAGATTAAAAAACCTAGTAAAACAAACAAAAAATAG
- a CDS encoding phage major capsid protein has translation MLIKPDIYAGLVREKFEGKMKIGNLATNLGILANTTVGETVTFPKWKLIGDPTEMQKGDSIDTEELQQTSSQATIKQIGKGVRVYDIENITALGNAIDEGATQQGKVFARKLDLDLIEEALTSPLQSTVADATAITSDEINQGLQLFGDEADVEEIEGIVAHSLLVPSFLSMDGFVDAQKTFTADGSGIQRNGLLGYFRGIQVFIADHSKGAVGTYDNISNKCNTFIIKKGALGYMQKRGINIELDRVAKIKASDIFGDYIYAVKLLNDAGVVVLSK, from the coding sequence ATGTTAATAAAACCAGATATTTATGCAGGATTAGTAAGAGAGAAATTTGAGGGAAAGATGAAAATAGGTAATCTAGCAACTAATTTAGGAATCCTTGCTAATACCACTGTAGGGGAAACCGTAACATTTCCAAAATGGAAACTAATAGGTGATCCGACCGAAATGCAAAAAGGTGATTCTATTGATACAGAAGAATTACAACAAACTTCTAGTCAAGCTACTATTAAGCAAATTGGTAAGGGTGTAAGAGTTTACGATATTGAAAATATTACTGCACTAGGAAATGCAATTGATGAAGGGGCTACACAACAAGGTAAAGTATTTGCTAGAAAATTAGATTTAGATTTAATAGAGGAAGCATTAACTTCTCCGTTACAATCTACGGTAGCAGATGCGACTGCAATTACTTCTGATGAGATTAATCAGGGATTGCAACTTTTTGGGGACGAGGCTGACGTGGAAGAAATTGAAGGAATTGTTGCACATTCTCTATTAGTACCTAGTTTTCTATCTATGGATGGATTTGTAGATGCCCAAAAGACATTTACTGCTGATGGTTCAGGTATTCAAAGAAACGGTTTACTAGGATACTTTCGAGGAATCCAAGTATTTATTGCCGATCATAGCAAAGGTGCAGTGGGTACATACGACAATATATCTAACAAATGTAATACTTTTATTATTAAAAAGGGTGCATTGGGTTATATGCAAAAGCGTGGAATTAATATCGAATTAGATAGAGTTGCAAAGATAAAAGCGTCTGATATTTTTGGAGATTATATTTATGCCGTCAAATTACTTAATGATGCAGGTGTAGTTGTATTAAGTAAATAG
- a CDS encoding helix-turn-helix domain-containing protein — protein sequence MRENVREVLKQNGIKHKWLHEQLGISKSHFSHWLRGERDLKQDHINKIKEVLKIN from the coding sequence GTGAGAGAGAATGTAAGGGAAGTTTTAAAACAAAATGGTATAAAACATAAATGGCTGCACGAACAGTTAGGCATAAGCAAGTCACACTTTAGCCACTGGTTACGTGGTGAAAGAGATTTGAAACAAGATCATATTAACAAGATTAAAGAAGTATTAAAAATTAATTAG